Within Raineyella sp. W15-4, the genomic segment ACCCGGGCGGTCAGGAGTCGATCATCGCCTCGAGAACGTGCGCCGGTCTGCGCAATGCGCCGCGATTGCGCCAGATCCATGGACTCCTTGCCTCCACCAGCACATGTCCGATAATGCACATTATGTCAGAACAGCTTCGGTGCGTTGCCGCCAGCCCCGATTGTGGCGACTGCGCCAGTGCCCATCCTGACGATCCGGGATGGGCACTCGCACAGTCTTGAGTGGAAGGTCAGGCGGCCACGCTCAGTAACGGCTCGCCCGCCGTAACACTACCGGCGCCAATCACCTCGATTGATTCGTAGGCGCTGGAGTTGGTGACCACGACGATCACGGTCGGATCGAGCCCGTCCTTGGTGATCCTTGCGATGTCGAAGGAGCCCAAAGAGCCACCGGTCTGCACTCGGTCCCCCTTCTTGACCCTAGTGGTGAAGCCGTCGCCCTTGAGTCGGTTGGTATCGATGCCGACGTGCACGAGTACCTCCACCCCCTCATCGGTCTTGAGCCCGTACGCGTGGGGCATGACCACCACGACTGAGCCGGTTACCGGCGACCGCACCTCTCCATCGGTGGGCTTCACGGCAACGCCCATGCCGAGCTTCTCCTCCGCGAACATCGGATCGGAGACCCCTGACAGGGGAACCACGCTGCCGGCCACCGGGGACGCTATCAGCACCTGCCGGGCGAGAACGCCAACGCCGCCGGCGGTGCCCGCCGTCACCGGACCGGCTCCGGTGGCCGCGGGATTGGTCGTGCTGGGAGTGGTGATCGCATCGTCCGTGTACTGCCCACGTTTCTTCGCGCTGAGAGCAGTGGTGATGGTGAAGCCCGCGATGGTCGACACGGCGATGGTGGCGATGGCGATCCAGAAGTTCCACATGCCGCCGCCAGGCTCGATGTAGATGGCGCTGGTCATCAGGCCGGGGCCGACCGGCTGGTATTGCTTGAGGTCGAAGATGGCCCCAAAGACACCTCCCACGGCTGCACCGAGCATGGCACCGATCATCGGCGTCCGGAAGGGAATCAGGATGCCGTACAGGGCCGGCTCAGTGATGCCCAGGATGGCAGTGACACCGCTCGAGCTGGCGACGGACCTCGTGTTGACCGACCTGCTGAGCATGAACACCGCCAGGGCGGCGCCACCGATGGCGGCGTTGCCTGCCAGTGCGCCAGGGAAGAACAGATTGTCATAGCCGGTCTTGAGCATGATCGGTGTTTCGAAGCCGAACAGCACCGCCTTGTCGATCCCCGTGACGATACCGATCGGGCAGAACGCAGCCCACAGAGCCGAGGCCCCCAGACGGAAGTGTTCACCGAGCCAGTTCAGCGACACCGCGAAGCCCGAGCCCACCCAGTCGCTGATCGGGCCCAACACGATCAGCGTCATCGGGATCGCGATCAGCATAGTCAGCAGCGGCAGCATGAAATATCGGATGGCCTGCGGGATCTTGTCTTGCAGGAACTTGTACACCACCGCCAGCACCGGCACGCTGATGACGATCGGCAGAAACGAGCCCGTGTAGGTCATCGTGTGCACCGGGACTCCGAGGAAGTCAAGCCCAGTGGCGCCGGAGATCTGTGGGTAGACCAGCACTGAGCCCAGCAAGGCTCCCAGCGCCGGCTCGACCTTCAGGGTGCTGGCCGCCGACCAGCCCAACGCGATCGGCACGAAGGTGAAACCGGCCATGGCCGCGGCGTTGAGCACCTTGAAGGTGCCGCTGTCGGAGGACACACCCAGGAAGTTGGTGAGGACGGTGAGAAACGCCAGTAATAGACCCGAGGTGAGGAAGATCGGGATCACCGGGCGGACCGTCCCGCTGAGGTAGGCCAGGATGGCGTTGCCGACGTACTTGGCCCAGCCGCCGGCGGTGGTGGGCCTAGCCTTCGCCGCGCCGCCGACGGCCACTGCCCCACTGGGCCCCGTGTACTTGGCCTTCTTGACGAACTCCGAGTAGACATTCAGCACGTCGGTGCCGACGATGACCTGCACCTCGTTCTCATTCAGCGAGCGGACGCCGAGCACCCCGGGCACGGCTCGCAGGGCGTCCATGTTCAGCCTGGCGGGATCCTTGAGCGCCAGGCGCATTCGGGTCGCACAATGGTCCGCCAGCGCGAGGTTCTTGTCCCCGCCGATGTTCTCGATGACCCCTGTCACCAACTGGTCGTACTTCACGATTGGCTCCTTTGCCAACACAGTGTGAGTTCAGTGACTCACTCGAGGTTTGCGTGTAGCGGGAAGGCAACATCGGTGGAGATGCCCCTCTCGGCAGCGAGTGGCACGATGAGCGCGTCACCCAAGAACAGGACGCTCTGCTCGAACAGCCCTCCGCCGATGAGAACAGGACGGGCTGCCTTCTCGAACCCTCCCTTGTCGGAGTAGGCGGGGATGGCGACGACGACGTCGGCCAGTTCTCCCAGCGCGGACTCGGACCTGATGGTGAACGCAGCGACCTTGCCGCCCAGCTTCTTCACGGTGGACGCCGTGGTGACGACGCTCTTGGTCGACCCCGAGCCGGACGCCACGATCAGCAGGTCATCTGTCTGGAAGGCCGGCGTGGTGGTGTCACCCACGACAAAGCTGGTCAGGCCCACGTGCATCAGCCGCATCGCGAACGGACGTAGCATCAGCATCGACCGGCCTGCGCCGGCGACGAAGATCGCGTGGGCAGACACGATCGCGTCGTAGAGCTGATCGAGAGCGGCCTCGTCGACGCCGCTCAGGCAGTCGGCCAGCTGCAGGGCACCCGCCCTGGCGGTGGCCACGATTCCACGAGTCTCAGGCATGACGCTCGATCTCCTGCTTCATGGCGAGAGCCGCAGCGCGGGGATCGTCGGCGTTGTAGAGCGCGCTTCCGGCGATGATCGTGCCCGGATGCAGGGCTGCGTAGTCCTTGACGGTCTCGAGCTTGACGCCGCCGGCCACCGTGGCGCGCTCGGCCGGGACGGCGGCAACCAGGTCGGTCAGGTCTCTCAGCGGGGTCCGGCCGAGTTTCTGGACGTCATAGGCGGTGTGGACGCCGATCAGGTCCACGTCCAGGGCGAGCAGTTGGGCGGCCCGGCCGGCGATGTCACGCACGCCGATCAGGTCGGCCATCACAGTGCGTCCGTGCTCGTGGGCGACTCGGACGACCTCTGCGATGGTCTCGTCCGCGGCATACGCCAGCACGGTGATGATGTCGGCGCCGGCCTCGCAGATATCCCGGCACTCCCCCTCACCGCCGTCGACAATCTTCGCATCGGCCAGGACGCACAGGTCGGGGAAAGCCTCCTTCAGTGCCCGAATCGGTGCTGTGCCCTCTTTTATGATCAACGGTGTACCGACCTCGAAGACGTCGATCACGTCGTGTAGGGCGGCAGCAATCGCCACCGCCTTGGGCAGGCTGGACACGTCGTAGGCAAGTTGCAGCTTCATGTCAGTTCTCCGGGTTCGTGAGGCTGTCGATGTCGGCTAACTGGGTCGTGGGATCAGACAGGTAGGCGAAGACCTTGGGATCCTCGACATAGGACTGATAGCTGGGCTTTCCGAAGGTGATGCCCAGCGCGGGGTTCTCGGTGGGGCGGACGACGGTAGCCGGGGGCAGGCCGACATAGTTGGGGTTCGGGACCGCCTCGAAGCCGTCCGCGTTGTCTGCCTCGACCAGGAAGTACGCCAGCCCGTGCCGACTGGCGACGGACTCGTAGTCCAGTGGGCAACTCGCGATGGCCAGGTTCGAGAACAGCAGCATGTCGTCACCGATGTTGATCGATCCGTGCCCGTAGAAGGGCGGGATCACGATGGACTGCCCCCTCTCGACGACCACGATGCGTACCTCGTCGACGCGCAGCTCCTCGTCCTTGTCGTTGTTGGTGGACTTCTGCATGACGAAGGCCGCTCGACCCTG encodes:
- the hxlB gene encoding 6-phospho-3-hexuloisomerase, which translates into the protein MPETRGIVATARAGALQLADCLSGVDEAALDQLYDAIVSAHAIFVAGAGRSMLMLRPFAMRLMHVGLTSFVVGDTTTPAFQTDDLLIVASGSGSTKSVVTTASTVKKLGGKVAAFTIRSESALGELADVVVAIPAYSDKGGFEKAARPVLIGGGLFEQSVLFLGDALIVPLAAERGISTDVAFPLHANLE
- a CDS encoding glucose-6-phosphate isomerase family protein; its protein translation is MRNLLFDARDLDEEEPYYGAYRDICFDNDRQKFLDQDTRYDITAIRPGTINGEFKKTSGHFHGYIPGTSYTYPEVYEVLQGRAAFVMQKSTNNDKDEELRVDEVRIVVVERGQSIVIPPFYGHGSINIGDDMLLFSNLAIASCPLDYESVASRHGLAYFLVEADNADGFEAVPNPNYVGLPPATVVRPTENPALGITFGKPSYQSYVEDPKVFAYLSDPTTQLADIDSLTNPEN
- a CDS encoding glucose PTS transporter subunit IIA, producing the protein MKYDQLVTGVIENIGGDKNLALADHCATRMRLALKDPARLNMDALRAVPGVLGVRSLNENEVQVIVGTDVLNVYSEFVKKAKYTGPSGAVAVGGAAKARPTTAGGWAKYVGNAILAYLSGTVRPVIPIFLTSGLLLAFLTVLTNFLGVSSDSGTFKVLNAAAMAGFTFVPIALGWSAASTLKVEPALGALLGSVLVYPQISGATGLDFLGVPVHTMTYTGSFLPIVISVPVLAVVYKFLQDKIPQAIRYFMLPLLTMLIAIPMTLIVLGPISDWVGSGFAVSLNWLGEHFRLGASALWAAFCPIGIVTGIDKAVLFGFETPIMLKTGYDNLFFPGALAGNAAIGGAALAVFMLSRSVNTRSVASSSGVTAILGITEPALYGILIPFRTPMIGAMLGAAVGGVFGAIFDLKQYQPVGPGLMTSAIYIEPGGGMWNFWIAIATIAVSTIAGFTITTALSAKKRGQYTDDAITTPSTTNPAATGAGPVTAGTAGGVGVLARQVLIASPVAGSVVPLSGVSDPMFAEEKLGMGVAVKPTDGEVRSPVTGSVVVVMPHAYGLKTDEGVEVLVHVGIDTNRLKGDGFTTRVKKGDRVQTGGSLGSFDIARITKDGLDPTVIVVVTNSSAYESIEVIGAGSVTAGEPLLSVAA
- the hxlA gene encoding 3-hexulose-6-phosphate synthase; the protein is MKLQLAYDVSSLPKAVAIAAALHDVIDVFEVGTPLIIKEGTAPIRALKEAFPDLCVLADAKIVDGGEGECRDICEAGADIITVLAYAADETIAEVVRVAHEHGRTVMADLIGVRDIAGRAAQLLALDVDLIGVHTAYDVQKLGRTPLRDLTDLVAAVPAERATVAGGVKLETVKDYAALHPGTIIAGSALYNADDPRAAALAMKQEIERHA